Below is a genomic region from Rana temporaria chromosome 3, aRanTem1.1, whole genome shotgun sequence.
tgcgcacagggtgtgccaggtgtgcccaggcacaccctaatcaccgtgTGCAGGACAGATTCCCCCTAATGCCTTGGTTCCCCCCACCTTCCCCCCCGCAGCGCTTCCAGCTTTCCTagtctcctctccctccagctgttgctgcaggggtgttttaggatgagtggggaaggggcaggtaaatatgtaacttaccggccccttccctttcatcaTGAGTGATTGGTGCTATGTGTTtaatctttggggtgcacaccctaatgcaataggctgcgcacacctatgaacaGGTATTTATTCACTCTGTATAGAGTTTACAGTGCTATCTGGAAGGGCACAGCCATCTTTGTGCAGGTATCATCCGTGGGTGGGCAgcatctacttcctggactgaTACCAGCTCAAGGATGACCCAACCATATAAATCTTGGTGCCTGCAGTTttggctgtgttcacaaatgtctgacaaATATCAGCACCCTGATCATagacgtgcgcacagggtgtgccaggtgtgcctgggcagaatcaccctgtgctgtgcggattccccctgctgctttgctgcaaagaaagggactggggaatctctctcaaaagtgagacatcaggggtcttttcagatccctgatatttcaccaaagcaaaataaaaatacaaataaaaattgtaaaaaaactaaaattaattaaaaagtttttatttaaaaaaaaaaatttaattataaaaaaaaaaaaaatgaaccactgacaccaatctctaccctattgacaccgtccactgctccaccgacactgtccattgccctactgatatatatatatatatatatatatacatacacatacatacacatacatacatacacacacacacacacacacacacacacacagtaaaaccttagtttgcgagcataatttgttccagaaacatgcttgtaatccaaagcacttgtatatcaaagcatttttttttacagggtataaaaaagaagagaggcacctctaagtgtagcaatatgttgctaaatgttatatcttcattaaatgtaccgtatttatcggcgtataccgcgcactttttttccccttaaaataaggggaaaatcgtgggtgcgcgatatacgccgatacccgcttcccgcgctcagtttgaatgcctgcgccgacatataccgagcgcagtacactcgggtacattcggccaggctcggcttcgctcgtgctcacgcataaacgtcacagagcgtgagcacgagcgaagccgagcctggccgaatgtagccgagggtactgcactcggtatacgtcggcggaggcgttcaaactgagcgcgggaagcagcgattcgacggggagacagcgcgggagaagccgggaggacaccaccgaagccgcagacggatgccggaccggacgaggaggacaccaccgaagccgcagacggacacgacgaggaggacaccaccgaagctgcagacggaccccACGAGGagaacaccaccgaagccgcagacggacgccggacccgacgaggccgccgatggacgccgcgcaagacaccaaaactgtaagtactaaaatgtttttttttttacaggaatgcgggtccacattaggggtgcgcgctatacaccggagcgcgcaataccccgataaatacggtaaccatattgctacacttagaggcccctcttttttttatactcagttgtgacctgacgctactcttatatcaagacatcgcttgtatatcaagtcaaaatgtattaaaacattttgcctgtcttgaaaaacgctctcaaaccaagttactctcaaaccaaggtttactgtatatatcacacacacacacacgcaagtgtgtttgatctttgggtgcacaccctaattcaaTAGGCTGCGCATGACCCtgatcattggggggggggagtggagacTGAGAAAATGAttcatcctgcctgcagcagactgatgacagcCGAGGCATAGTCACTGGGCTGGCGTACATTGATTTGTAATGATAAAAGGTGGagctttttaaaaaatgtgtacaattaGTGTATAATGTGACATGTCAGAAATTGATTCATTCAGACTCATAAAGTTACTAATTCATAATATTACATTACCTTATCTTAAAAGGGCAACTATAGTCCTTTTTAATGCTTTTTAGATGTACTTACATGTAAAAGGTATCAAAATTAGTGCAAATAATCTTATCAGTGTGTGTTAATAGATTAAAAACCTTGtttctatgtacagtatataagtgCATACGTATTAGGAGGCAGACAGATTTGCTCACCTCATTTGCATTGCCTTGGTGTGATTATCCTTAGGCAATAAACCTGAGGTAGATGCTTAATcagagctatgattaagcatctgtccatgatgtgaaacaggttagcttttttgtcccctatgtccactttctaccattgattgcagtgttgcatgaatttttgaatgttatacagctttggattttatcctttgttcattttgtttcaataaatcgcctatcagagtgcggcagtccaggaaccaatttttttttccacggaACAACTTTTGTATAAAATACAAATGTGCTAGGTGCTCTAAGGAAGACAGGGAATGTAGGTGACCGTTATGAAAAGGGGTGAGGCTGGTGCTCTCAGGTAGGCACAGGAGGTAGGTGACAGCTATAACACGACAGTTAGAAAGGACAGGTGGGGGCCAGGTATCTCCAGGTAGAAAGGCATGCTAGGTGACAGATATAAAGCACAGGTGATGTTGGTATCCCCTAGGTAGACAGGGGAGGTAGGTGACAATTATAGGTCAAGGGTGAAGTTGTTGTCCCTAGATAAACAGAGGTAGGTGTCAGATATAAAGCACAGGTGAGATTGGTGTCCCAAGGTAAACAAGGGACATAGGTGACAGTTATAAAGCACAGGTGAGGTTGGTGTCTCTTAGGTAGACAGGGGAGGAAGGTGACAAACATAAAACACAGGCAAGTCTGGTGTCCCCAGGTAGACAGGGAAGGTAGGGGACGGTTATAAAGCAAGGGTACGGTCAGGGCTGTCCTAATGATAgggcactgtccaggggccccagctgcatggggggcccctgcgctttccccaaagcagctggtccttgagcccacgctgccccgaaattggggacaccatgatggcactgacagtgatagatacacaggggaggcagcctgccgcctacctacttgatgttggtttacctgcactgtcatcattgtaggggccccagagcattactttgcccaggggcccgtgatgccattaagacagccctgggtgagGTTGGTTCCCCTTTAGGAAGACAGAGGACGTAGGTGACAGTTTTAAAGCACATGTTGGTGTCCCCAGGTAGACAGGCAAGGTAGGGGACAGTTATAAAGCACCAGTAAAGTTGGTGTCCCCCAGGTAGACAGAGAAAGTAGGTGACCGTTATAAATCACAGGTGAGATTGCTGTCCCCAGGTACACAGGCAAGGTAGGTGACAGTTCTAAAACAAAGGTGAGGTTGGTGTCCCATAGGTATATCGGGAAGATAGGTGACAAACATAAAACACAGGTGCGGTTGGTGTCCCTAGGTAGACCGAAAACTCAGGAAACAGATATAAATCACAGGTGAGGTTGGTGTCCTGAGGTAGACAAAGGATATAGGTGACAGTTATAAATCACAGGTGAGGTTGGTGTCCTGAGGTAGACAAAGGATATAGGTGACAGTTATAAATCACAGGTGAGGTTGGTATCCTGAGGTAGACAAAGGATATAGGTGACAGTTATAAATCACAGGTGAGGTTGGTGTCCTGAGGTAGACAAAGGATATAGGTGACAGTTATAAATCACAGGTGAGGTTGGTGCCCCCTTAGGTAGACAAGGAAGGTAATGTAGGGGACAaacctaaaaaaaacacaggtgagGTTGGTGTCCCTAGGTGTACAGGCAAGATAAGTGACAGATATAAAGCACAGGTGAAGTTGGTGTCCCCAGGTAAACAGAGGATGCAGGGGACAGTTCTAAAACACATGTAAGGTTGGTGCCCCATAGATATTACTGGGGAGATGGGTGGCCAACAAAACGCACAGGTAAGGTTGTTGTCCCCAGGCAAATAGACAAGgtagatgaaaaataaaaagcacagctGAGGTTGGTGTTCCTAGGTAGACAGGCAAGGTAAGGCACAGTAATAAAGCACAAGTAAGGTTGGTGTGCCCTTGATAGATGGGGGAGGTGGTTGAAAGCCATTAAGTACAGATGAGGTTGGTGTCATCAGGTAGACAGGTAGGGTAGGTAACATAAAGCACAGGTAAGGTTGTTGTCCCCGGGTAAATAGACAAGgtagattaaaaataaaaagcacaggTGAGGTTGGTGTCCTCAAGTAGACAGGGAATATAGGTGACAGTTATAAACCAAGGGTAAAGTTGTTGTACACAAGTGAACAGAGGAGGTAGGTGGCAATTACACAGCACAGGTGAGGTTGGTGTCCCCAGTAGGCAGATAAGGTACAGTAGGTGACAGTTATAAAGCACAGGTGAGGTTGGTATCCCCAGTAGGCAGAGAAGGTACAGTAGGTGACAGTTATAAGGTACAGGTGAGGTTGGTGTCCCCAGTAGGCAGAGAAGGTACAGTAGGTGACAGTTATAAAGCACAGGTGAGGTTGGTGTCCCCAGTAGGCAGAGAAAGTACAGTAGGTGACAGTTATAAAGCACAGGTGAGGTTGGTGTCCCCAGTAGGCAGAGAAGGTACAGTAGGTGACAGTTATAAAGCACAGATGAGGTTGGTGTCCCCAGTAGGCAGAGAAGGTACAGTAGGTGACGGTTATAAAGCACAGGTGAGGTTGGTGTCCCCAGTAGGCAGAGAAGGTACAGTAGGTGACAGTTATAAAGCACAGGTGAGGTTGGTGTCCCCAGTAGGCAGAGAAGGTACAGTAGGTGACAGTTATAAGGCACAGGTGAGGTTGGTGTCCCCAGTAGGCAGAGAAGGTACAGTAGGTGACAGTTATAAAGCACAGGTGAGGTTAGTGTCCCCAGTAGGCAGAGAAGGTACAGTAGGTGACAGTTATAAAGCACAGgtgaggttggcgtttccagatACTGTAGATAGTCAAGGTAGCTGACAGATATAAAGCACGTCAGGTAGGTGCCCTCAGCTGAATTGAAGCAGGTGACCAGCACAGGTGAGTATACGCAGGTATCTTCAGGTAAGTGGGGGAAGGGGTGAGTGCCAGGGGACACACCTCAGACTATCATGTACTAATTAAGTACGGATGTCAAACTGGTCAGGAGAGAAAAACAGGTGTTCCTCCGAATTCAGTACAGGACATGCTGGTCAGCTACGAAGAATGGTGGGTGGAAACCATGAATTACAGGTAAGGAATGGAGAAGCCTGCagacaaagaggacctgtcatttgtCCTTGTGACACCACCGAGACCAGGAATCACTGgcatcagcagctgcagtgaggTTTCGGTGAAGAAACTGGCCACAAATGGGCACATCTGCCGTCAGCCACAATAAAGTGCCCCCTATCTTCATTGTAAGGGCAGTAAATGTTCTTCCGCACCATAGTGGCGTAGTGGTTAGAACTCTTGCCTTGCAGACATGGGCTCATGGGTTTAATACTTAGCAGGAACACTAGCTGCATGGAGTAttggtgagttttttttctgacagccAAATAAATACTGGAGGCTTTTCCACAAATTATTTCGGGGCCAGTAGGACTATGGAAAGATTGTTAGATTGCTAGcgcctttatgccgcgtacacacgatcagaaattgcgacaagaaaagttcgatttgagcttttggtcggaaattgcgaccgcgtgtaggctccatcaaactttttctgtcggaatttccgacagcaaaaaaattgagagctggttctcaatttttccgacggggaaaagttcttgtcggaaattccgatcgtctgtatggaatttcgacgcatgctctgaatcaattcggaatcattgaacttcatttttctcggctcgtcgtagtgttgtacgtcaccgcgttcttgacggttggaatttggtgtgaccgtgtgtatgagtcaaaattcagtcggaaaaaaatccacgcttttcttgtcggaatttccgatcgtgtgtacgcggaattaggcTGGGACTGATGAGAAGGATACAGGATTCTATAGGCATAATTAAATCCACAGAAGTAAAATTATTTTACTTTTGGATGCAATTTTCCCAAGtggatattattttttatttttttttacacataaacgACACGAAAAGTGTAGAGATGGGTGGTAGGTGGAATAGATAGGGAAcacctatatttaaaaaaaaatgtacctaccTGTGTTCATGCTTTCAAACATCATTTTCTTCTCCTGCAGCTCCTGTTGGGGTCCGCGGTCATACGTGCCCATCACTTTGCCCTGGTCCACCAGGTCTTGCTCTCTTTGGGTCTCCAGCTGGATCTCTCTTTGCATCTGTGCCCCCGCCAACTGGCGCTCTTTACCGGGCAACGCCACCGGCTCCACCGCCATTGTCTTCCTGCGCACCTCCACCAGCTCTGGCTCCCCAACATGCACGCTGATGCCCCTTTCCTGGCGCAGCGTCGTCTCTCTTTCCATGCTCAGGCGGATTTCTCTTTCTATGGGGGTCTCAGGGGTCAGGGTGACCCCATCTTCTACCATCTCCCTGTCCTTCATGTCTGGTTCACCTGGACACAGTTCCTTCTCAGGCACTATCCCTTGCTGTGTGTCTCTCTGCTCAGCTGTGTCTGCCCTCACCTCAATGCCAGTGCAAATAAGAGGCGGCCACTCCTTCTCCCGGCATGCTACTGGGTGTCCTGGATCTGCTGTCCCCTCCCTGCTGGGGACAGTCATCAGATCAGGTGTCACTTCCCCGTGTGCTTCCTCACCTGAGGCTTTTACCGGTCTATCTGCTTCCACTTCAGCAGCTGTTTCCTGCTCTGTGAGACTGGCTGTGACCCCTTCTAGTCCTACCTGTTGTCTACCTGTCTGTCCTGGAGAACCGgtcacctccccctcctcctgcacaGTTATGTCATAAGACACCTGAGCCGGTATACCTGTCCCCGGGACAGCTGCACCTGTCTCCTCTAATGTCACCTGTTCACGGTCGGGGATTGTTGTCCTGCCTGCACAGGAATGCCCCCCCTCCTCCGTCATCTCACTGCTGGAATCTGAACATTCTTTGAATACCGGTGCCTGATTGTCAGTCGGTGCTTCACCTGCTTTGGTGCCATGTGATGTCACCTCTGTCACTATGTTTTTTACCAGGGTGTCTATCCATGCCTCGCCTGCTTTAGTTACCTGTGTTACACTCTCATACATGCCAATACCTGTCCCCTCTGCAGGACAGGAGCTTACATCCTCTTCTGTTGTCACTTGTAAACCTAGATCTTGGCTTGCTGACCTATTGGTCACCTGACTTGTTTCTTCTGATACCTGCAAAGTAGTGTCCCCTACTGACTCCCTTTCTGCCTCTTTAACAGGGGTCATCATTACTGATACATACACAGCGACCTCGTCTTCTGGTACCTGCGCAGTGCCCTCTGCCGAAGGCACTTGCACAGCAGGTTCCCCTCCTGACACTTGCACAAGGGGCTCCCCTCCTGACACTTGCACAAGGGGCTCCCCTCCTGACACTTGCACAAGGGGCTCCCATCCTGGCACTTGCACAAGGGGCTCCCCTCCTGACATTTGCACAAGGGGCTCCGCTCCTGGAACTTGCACAGTGGGCTCCCATCCTGGCACCTGCACAAGGGTCTCCCATCCTGGCACCTGCACAAGGGGCTCCCCTCCTGGCACCTGCACTAGGGGCTCCCCTCCTGGAACCTGCACTAGGGGCTCCCCTCCTGACACTTGGAAAAGGGGCTCCCCTCCTGACACTTGCACAAGGGGCTCCCCTCCTGACACTTGCACAAGGGGCTCCCCTCCTGACACTTGGAAAAGGGGCTCCCCTCCTGACACCTGCACAAGCGTCTCCCCTCCTGACACTTGCACAGTGGGCTCCCATACTGGCACTTGCACAAGAAGCTCCCCTCCTGGCACCTGCACAAGGGGCTCCCCTTCTGGCACAAGGGTCTCCCCTCCTGACACCTGCACAAGGGGCTCCCCTCCTGACACCTGCACATGGGGCTCCCCTCCTGACACCTGCACAAGGGGCTCCCCTCCTGACACCTGCACAAGGGGCTCCCCTCCTGACACCTGCACAAGGGGCTCCCCTCCTGACACCTGCACAAGGGGCTCCCCTCCTGACACCTGCACAAGGGGCTCCCCTCCTGACACCTGCACAAGGGGCTCCCCTCCTGACACCTGCACAAGGGGCTCCCCTCCTGACACCTGCACAAGGGTCTCCCCTCCTGACACCTGCACAAGGGGCTCCCCTCCTGGCACCTGCACAGGGGTCTCTTTCTCTGACCCAGCGGTCTTTTCTATTGCTGCACTCACCTCTCCTGTTGTGTTTATATCCGTCCCATCTCCCTCTACATGCACCTCTTTTTCTCCAGCCTCCAGTAACACTGAATCCAACTTCTCAATGGTCTCCGAGAGCTCTCTGTCAGTCCTTTCATTCTCTTCTtcctctctgctcttctcctGTCTTTGCCTGGTTGTTTCTTGCCCAGTCTCGCCTAAAGCTGCCCCAACTGTCCCCCATTCTGGTCCCTGTCCCTCTGCAGCAATCTCTGATATGGCTGCATGTATCTCTGGTTCCCCCTTGTGTTCATTCTCGTGTATTACACCGCCACTTATGGGATTTTGCTCAGAAGCCATTAGAagtctctgaaaaaaaaatctgtaacaaAGAAGATAGaacctttattaaatgttttatttttagtgtGTAGTAAGTTTGATTCATTGATCACCTATGAAAAGGGAACCAATATAATATTTGCATTGGGCTTTCATTTTGAGCTTTTGCATTTAAAatagtttttgctttgatttttACTTGCTTGCTGTTCCATATTTACATTATTAGCCCTTCATTGGGTAACTCTCTGACACTGCAAACAGTATCCCTGATGAATACCTCCTGAGTTTTCATTGTTAGTGGTTAGCACCTCTGCCTggcagtcagtggcggctggtgctcaaaatgtttggggggcgcaaataaacaaacaaaaaaaagaaaacatcaattgcagcctcactgtgcccatcaattgtcaccactgtgcccatcaattgccgccactatgcccatcaattgccgccactatgcccatcaattgccgccactgtgctcatcaattgccaccactgtacccattaaacacagccactgtgcccatcaaacgcagccactgtaccataaaattgtcgccactgtgccataaaattgtcgccactgtgccatgcaaaacgcagccactgtgccatcaattgttgccactgtgcccatcatgtgtcaccactgtgccatgccattgtcgccactgtgccatgccattgtcaccactgtgccatgccattgtcaccactgtaccatgcaaaacgcagccactgtgtccatcaattgtcgccactgtgccatgccaaacgcagccactgtgtccatcaattgtcgccactgtgccatgccattgtcgccactgtgcccatcaattgtcaccactgtgccatgccaaacgcagccactgtgtccatcaattgtcgccactgtgccatgccattgtcgccactgtgcccatcaattgtcaccactgaaaATTGAACCAATATAATATTTGCATTGGGCTTTAATTTTAAGCTTTTGCATTTAAAatagtttttgctttgatttttACTTGCTTGCTGTTCCATATTTACATTATTAGCCCTTCATCGGGTAACTCTCTGACACTGCAAACAGTATCCCTGATGAAACATACCTCCTGAGTTTTCATTGTTAGTGGTTAGCACCTCTGCCTGGcagtcagtggtggctggtgctcaaaatgtttggggggcgcaaataaacaaacaaacgaaaaaaagaaaaaaatcaattgcagcctcactgtgcccatcaattgccgtcactgtgctcatcaattaccgccactgtgctcatcaattaccACCACTttacccatcaaacacagccactgtgccaatcaaacgcagccactgtaccataaaattgtcgccactgtgccataaaattgtcgccactgtgccatgcaaaacgcggccactgtgccatcaattgttgccactgtgcccatcatttgtcggcactgtgcccatcatttgtcgccactgtgcccatcatttgtcaccactgtgccctgccaaacgcagccactgtgccatcaattgtcgctactgtgccatgccattgtcgccactgtgcccatcaattgtcgccactgtgccatgccaaacgcagccactgtgtcatcaattgtcgccactgtgccatgccattgtcgccactgtgcccatcaattgtcgccactgtgccatgccaaacgtagccactgcgcccatcaattgtcgccactgtgccatgccattgtctccactgtgcccgctggctctgatagacgcttccaaagccaaccagctgccattattcagatggccagtgctcgccagggggccggccatctgaatagtgggcagcggcgacaatacattgattcatgcaatgcatgaatctatgtatcgtTTTTCAGTGGTGgtccaggagcgagagggggcggcgctcctgcgccctctatagacgcaccgccactgcagtGCTAGGATTGGTGGTTCAAATCCCatccatgacactacctgcatggagtttgcacgttctccctgtgcctgcgtgggtttcctgccacactccaaagacatgctggaagtTTAATGGGCTTCCATCTAAGAGCACTTTAAAATTGATCtatttttggggtaaaaaaaaaatttaataaaaaaaatggtagaaAAATATATTCCTTTAATCCTATGGAATTCTTCACACCAGTGTGCTGCAGTGCCTTTTTCAAAATCCTGCATCTTTGGTGCGTTTTTCAAAAAAGTGCACCAAAAACACCTAATCTCCCATTAATTACTATGGAAAATGCATCATAAGCACACCCGGGGATGTATTttcggtgcattttttttgtctGGTGTCCAAGTTTCACAGGTGCATGATGGGAGTCAAGAGTCTAGAGAAAGCAGCAAAAACAAATATTCGTTTTTGCCTGCGTTTTTTTCACAAGAGCAGTGAAAAAACTCCCTAATTCGGCCatagtgggccatattcttaaagatctgaggcggcggaacgtatgtcctttacgttacgccgccgcaagtttaagtggcaagtgcctgattcccaaaccacttacctgtaaacttgcggcggcgtcgcgtaaagtccacccgcgcaagcactcctaattcaaatgatcctggtagggggcgtggatcatttaaattaggcgcgctcccgcgccgatcgtaatgcgcatgctccgtcg
It encodes:
- the MISP3 gene encoding uncharacterized protein MISP3, with translation MASEQNPISGGVIHENEHKGEPEIHAAISEIAAEGQGPEWGTVGAALGETGQETTRQRQEKSREEEENERTDRELSETIEKLDSVLLEAGEKEVHVEGDGTDINTTGEVSAAIEKTAGSEKETPVQVPGGEPLVQVSGGETLVQVSGGEPLVQVSGGEPLVQVSGGEPLVQVSGGEPLVQVSGGEPLVQVSGGEPLVQVSGGEPLVQVSGGEPHVQVSGGEPLVQVSGGETLVPEGEPLVQVPGGELLVQVPVWEPTVQVSGGETLVQVSGGEPLFQVSGGEPLVQVSGGEPLVQVSGGEPLFQVSGGEPLVQVPGGEPLVQVPGGEPLVQVPGWETLVQVPGWEPTVQVPGAEPLVQMSGGEPLVQVPGWEPLVQVSGGEPLVQVSGGEPLVQVSGGEPAVQVPSAEGTAQVPEDEVAVYVSVMMTPVKEAERESVGDTTLQVSEETSQVTNRSASQDLGLQVTTEEDVSSCPAEGTGIGMYESVTQVTKAGEAWIDTLVKNIVTEVTSHGTKAGEAPTDNQAPVFKECSDSSSEMTEEGGHSCAGRTTIPDREQVTLEETGAAVPGTGIPAQVSYDITVQEEGEVTGSPGQTGRQQVGLEGVTASLTEQETAAEVEADRPVKASGEEAHGEVTPDLMTVPSREGTADPGHPVACREKEWPPLICTGIEVRADTAEQRDTQQGIVPEKELCPGEPDMKDREMVEDGVTLTPETPIEREIRLSMERETTLRQERGISVHVGEPELVEVRRKTMAVEPVALPGKERQLAGAQMQREIQLETQREQDLVDQGKVMGTYDRGPQQELQEKKMMFESMNTESSDVPLKRWQSEIQKSDSIEVLVEVPAPSNHVFSAAPAAEVKKGPSYAEANGSNIIIIEHASILRKSTPGNGYSATPADLQRTSPAESRRSTPADLRFTRPSSGNSPVPNSEPPVAAPGSPFQLLRSPSPRSLLEKEIEEVREREKELRKQRTSIYGRDNDTEENLQITSDNRSDIQSGVYQPERPNWGKLEVNWPPNKSMTINGQQDQAWDSPRTRRQRSSLIQSWESGNPNPADDN